The following proteins come from a genomic window of Paenibacillus spongiae:
- the hemQ gene encoding hydrogen peroxide-dependent heme synthase has protein sequence MSEAAQTLDGWYALHDFRSIDWSAWRQADPGVRTAALDELQSFLKQWQAAEDARTGSTAFYAIVGQKADFVLMHLRETLEELNELETAFNKTIFAGFTTPAHSYVSVVELSNYMTPPGVDPMQNPDIIARLKPALPKWNHICFYPMNKRRQGNDNWYMLSMEERRKLMYSHGMIGRQYAGKVKQIITGSVGFDDWEWGVTLFAHEALQFKKLVYEMRFDEVSARYGDFGDFYVGNLLTEEKLSRMLQI, from the coding sequence ATGAGTGAAGCAGCACAAACATTAGACGGCTGGTATGCGTTGCATGATTTCCGTTCCATTGACTGGAGCGCATGGAGACAAGCGGACCCTGGCGTCAGAACTGCGGCGTTGGACGAGCTCCAGAGCTTCTTGAAGCAATGGCAGGCGGCCGAGGACGCAAGAACGGGAAGCACGGCTTTCTATGCCATTGTCGGCCAGAAGGCGGACTTCGTTCTCATGCACCTTCGCGAGACGCTTGAAGAGCTAAACGAGCTCGAAACCGCATTTAACAAAACCATATTCGCCGGATTCACGACACCGGCTCATTCTTATGTCAGCGTTGTCGAGCTCAGCAATTATATGACGCCGCCTGGGGTGGATCCGATGCAGAACCCGGATATCATCGCGCGTTTGAAGCCGGCGCTGCCGAAGTGGAACCATATCTGCTTCTATCCGATGAATAAACGCCGCCAGGGCAATGACAACTGGTACATGCTCAGCATGGAAGAGCGCCGCAAGCTGATGTACAGCCATGGCATGATCGGCCGCCAGTACGCGGGCAAGGTTAAGCAAATCATTACCGGATCCGTCGGCTTCGACGACTGGGAATGGGGCGTAACGCTGTTTGCCCATGAAGCGCTGCAATTCAAGAAGCTCGTATACGAAATGCGTTTCGATGAAGTAAGTGCGCGCTACGGCGATTTCGGCGACTTCTATGTAGGCAACCTGCTTACGGAAGAGAAGCTGTCCCGGATGCTTCAAATCTAA
- a CDS encoding YuiB family protein gives MNADVDILQLAIATVLFLVMMFGIGFILNMLLKTTWFPIYLLFIVLLPLFIWQTWDHDKSFTANFTAFTFVDIIPGIGAVIGAYISGAAIRALRRGGYKMF, from the coding sequence ATGAATGCAGATGTCGATATATTGCAGCTTGCAATTGCGACCGTATTATTTCTTGTCATGATGTTCGGAATCGGGTTTATTCTCAACATGCTGCTCAAAACCACATGGTTTCCGATTTATTTATTATTCATCGTCCTGCTGCCTCTGTTCATCTGGCAGACCTGGGATCATGATAAGTCCTTCACGGCCAATTTCACGGCGTTTACGTTCGTGGACATCATTCCGGGAATCGGCGCTGTTATTGGGGCGTATATAAGCGGTGCTGCGATCCGTGCGCTGCGTCGCGGCGGATACAAAATGTTCTAA
- a CDS encoding alpha/beta fold hydrolase produces the protein MPFFRLSDVSLHFHEEGSGVPILCVHPPCLSSRLFTYIRTELSGSHRIITMDMRGHGRSEPGNAPLALPLIAEDMRRLLDKCEVREAYVCSYGAGSFPALTALISYPDRFRGGIIVSGTAAYTDIVNRSKLQAAYVSSVLQAKSAVAFQAAWSEADNRTAFHALNEEAKLGDAMRWKEYVAACLNGTLQRQLPQIRQQMLILYGSGDQAGRDYAQNLYKRLPNAEIYCVLRAQRQLLMKQPAKTAAVIRQWLDKQEEPSLADTYEERSALLQELAEQGIEPGGEYPHPII, from the coding sequence ATGCCCTTTTTTCGCCTTTCAGACGTATCCCTCCATTTTCACGAAGAAGGCTCCGGCGTACCCATTCTATGCGTTCATCCTCCATGTCTAAGCAGCCGTTTATTTACTTATATCAGAACGGAGCTGTCCGGCTCCCATCGAATCATTACGATGGATATGCGCGGCCACGGGCGCTCCGAGCCGGGGAATGCGCCGCTTGCGCTTCCATTGATAGCCGAGGATATGAGACGCCTGCTTGATAAATGCGAGGTGCGCGAGGCGTACGTATGCTCATACGGGGCCGGTTCATTCCCGGCGTTAACCGCCTTGATTTCGTATCCGGATCGCTTCCGAGGCGGCATTATCGTATCCGGAACGGCAGCGTATACCGATATTGTAAACAGGTCGAAATTGCAGGCGGCTTACGTGTCCAGCGTGCTGCAGGCCAAAAGCGCGGTGGCGTTCCAAGCGGCCTGGAGCGAAGCGGATAACCGGACGGCATTCCATGCCTTGAATGAAGAAGCGAAGCTGGGCGACGCGATGCGATGGAAGGAATATGTGGCCGCTTGCTTGAACGGCACGCTTCAGCGGCAGCTGCCGCAAATCAGGCAGCAGATGCTCATCTTGTACGGAAGCGGCGACCAGGCGGGACGCGATTACGCTCAGAATTTGTATAAGCGGCTGCCGAATGCCGAAATTTATTGCGTGCTGAGGGCTCAGCGGCAGCTGCTCATGAAGCAGCCGGCCAAGACAGCCGCAGTTATCCGCCAATGGCTGGATAAGCAGGAGGAGCCGAGTCTGGCCGATACGTACGAGGAGCGGAGTGCGTTGCTCCAGGAGCTGGCGGAGCAGGGGATCGAGCCCGGCGGGGAATATCCCCATCCCATTATTTAG
- a CDS encoding helicase DnaB has translation MRIGNMHQFTEHHRYYSYRDFSLSAVDRKMIGLIYQPMIGAFATGLYQLFYQLVPDDRVGYSPLEPQRKLFLGSGLDMHERGRQEFVEQASRLEAVGLLQTSRLGVPDSDDYVYEYELIKPLSPDEFFRNPHLMLLLRDKVGKYAVISLRESFYEKEADELAGAELARDNITVPFYELFKLNAQTVDVELEQALSEVAPTRSPAAKPQLETAGIQYGEIISRFPRNSANRKYVERLRGDEEQMAQLNFVAYKYSLTVVDLCRLLDEDDVFSTRGELMMDELQLRASQMYRQDRKRDEDRLRMQGRMEAASAGEQGDTGDEPLEEVAVQEEFYMEVPAQLAGRCDIHQYNMLMRNEPHTRFVTRFFPGAVPEWIIRVFEVIDLNYRLTGSVINVLIHYVLGMNDAQRVTKTYIDAVASNMLVKRIDSFEKAVRYVRDQVRMEKDRELRQAGGAAGGKASGGARGAASGRTRGRKPAMAIVQEAGELAVSQEELEEMRRLARKLDGNK, from the coding sequence ATGCGAATCGGTAATATGCATCAATTTACGGAGCATCACCGGTACTACAGCTACCGTGACTTCTCCTTAAGCGCTGTAGACCGAAAGATGATCGGGCTGATCTATCAGCCGATGATCGGTGCGTTTGCAACTGGATTGTATCAGCTGTTCTATCAGCTGGTGCCTGATGATAGAGTAGGCTATTCGCCGCTTGAGCCGCAGCGGAAGCTGTTCCTCGGATCGGGGCTGGACATGCATGAGCGGGGACGACAAGAATTTGTCGAACAGGCATCGCGCCTGGAGGCCGTCGGTCTGCTGCAGACATCCCGTCTGGGCGTTCCCGACAGCGACGATTATGTCTATGAATATGAACTCATTAAGCCGCTCTCGCCGGATGAGTTTTTCCGCAATCCTCATCTTATGCTGCTGCTTCGGGATAAGGTTGGCAAATACGCGGTCATTTCGCTCCGGGAATCATTCTACGAGAAGGAAGCGGATGAGCTGGCGGGGGCGGAGCTTGCGCGCGACAACATAACGGTTCCGTTCTATGAGCTGTTCAAGTTGAATGCGCAGACGGTCGATGTGGAGCTGGAGCAGGCGTTGTCCGAGGTTGCGCCGACCCGCAGCCCGGCCGCGAAGCCGCAGCTGGAGACGGCAGGCATCCAGTACGGAGAAATCATCAGCCGCTTCCCGCGGAACTCGGCGAACCGCAAATATGTCGAGCGGCTGCGCGGCGATGAGGAACAAATGGCTCAGCTCAATTTCGTCGCTTATAAATACAGCCTGACCGTTGTCGATTTATGCAGGCTGCTGGACGAGGACGATGTGTTCAGTACCCGGGGCGAGCTGATGATGGACGAGCTGCAGCTTCGCGCGAGCCAGATGTACCGTCAAGACCGCAAGCGCGACGAGGACCGGCTGCGCATGCAGGGGCGGATGGAGGCGGCTAGCGCAGGCGAGCAAGGCGACACGGGCGACGAGCCGCTGGAGGAAGTGGCCGTTCAGGAAGAGTTCTATATGGAGGTGCCGGCACAGCTGGCCGGGCGCTGCGATATTCATCAGTATAATATGCTGATGCGCAACGAGCCGCATACGAGGTTTGTCACCAGGTTCTTCCCGGGTGCCGTTCCGGAATGGATTATACGAGTGTTCGAAGTGATCGATTTGAATTATCGGCTTACGGGATCAGTCATTAATGTGCTCATTCACTATGTGCTCGGCATGAACGATGCGCAGCGGGTGACGAAGACGTACATAGATGCAGTTGCTTCTAATATGCTAGTGAAGCGGATCGACTCGTTCGAGAAAGCGGTGCGTTATGTCCGGGATCAGGTTCGCATGGAGAAGGACCGGGAGTTGAGGCAGGCTGGCGGAGCTGCGGGAGGAAAGGCTTCCGGAGGAGCGCGAGGCGCTGCTTCCGGACGGACGCGCGGCCGTAAACCGGCCATGGCTATCGTGCAGGAGGCCGGAGAGCTGGCCGTATCGCAGGAAGAGCTGGAAGAAATGCGCCGGCTTGCGCGCAAGCTGGACGGCAATAAGTAA
- the dnaI gene encoding primosomal protein DnaI, translating to MESLGAIIKQWPTGKNALQEADRLLGELLGDPLVERLRAEHPELDRETIRLNLNRVYQYVKEQRSCSDCPGLDRCPNDFEGHYTLLSCETVGETVQLNDRKVMCNKLRTRQNEEQIRSRVRSFYVDETALSQGYSADEILTSDLKRSKAVMQVFQYIDKTKESGLQRRGLYLAGSFGTGKTFLMCYMLYELAKAGYTGAIVYMPDFVEDLKMLMHEPGKLKETVDLMKETDLLIFDDIGAENLNPWARDHVMGAILNYRMNRKPTFYTSNYDLDMLERHFSFTNREGDELHKGQRLMDRVRPYVDTVLVTGHNKRGV from the coding sequence ATGGAATCTCTTGGCGCAATTATCAAACAATGGCCGACAGGCAAGAATGCCCTTCAAGAGGCGGATCGTCTGTTGGGAGAGCTGCTCGGGGATCCGCTCGTGGAGCGCCTTCGCGCCGAGCATCCGGAGCTTGACCGGGAGACGATCCGGCTGAATCTGAACCGCGTGTATCAATATGTGAAGGAGCAGCGCAGCTGTTCCGATTGCCCGGGACTCGATCGTTGTCCGAACGATTTCGAAGGCCATTATACGTTATTATCTTGTGAAACCGTCGGGGAAACGGTTCAGCTCAATGACCGCAAAGTCATGTGCAACAAGCTGCGGACCAGACAGAACGAAGAACAAATCCGCAGCCGGGTGAGAAGCTTCTATGTAGACGAGACAGCATTGTCCCAAGGGTATTCGGCGGACGAAATCTTAACGAGTGATTTGAAGCGGAGCAAGGCGGTCATGCAGGTATTTCAATACATCGACAAGACCAAGGAGAGCGGACTGCAGCGCAGAGGGCTGTATCTGGCCGGTTCGTTCGGCACAGGCAAGACGTTTCTCATGTGCTATATGCTCTACGAGCTGGCGAAAGCCGGCTATACGGGAGCGATCGTCTACATGCCGGATTTTGTCGAGGATTTGAAGATGCTCATGCATGAGCCTGGGAAGCTGAAGGAAACGGTCGATCTGATGAAGGAGACGGACCTGCTCATCTTTGACGATATCGGGGCGGAGAATTTGAATCCTTGGGCGAGGGATCATGTGATGGGTGCGATCCTGAACTACCGGATGAACCGGAAGCCGACCTTTTATACATCTAACTATGATCTGGATATGCTCGAACGCCACTTCAGCTTTACGAACCGGGAGGGCGATGAGCTGCATAAGGGCCAGCGTCTGATGGACCGGGTACGGCCTTACGTGGATACCGTTCTCGTTACCGGCCATAATAAACGCGGCGTGTAA
- a CDS encoding sulfate ABC transporter substrate-binding protein: MSHMTAKSMFSFRSFLVLVVFAIVLSGCGSANNNGKADAGEDAGKAKNEASGNETGGHSSGEAKKPAVELLNVSYDPTRELYEAYNKLFADYWKKEQNQDVTIKQSHGGSGKQSRAVIDGLKADVVTLALGYDIDAIADQGITNPDWQKKFESNSSPYTSTIVLLVRKGNPKGIKDWNDLIKDDVEVITPNPKTSGGARWNYLAAWGYALKQNGGDEDKAKAFVAELFKHVPVLDSGARGSTTTFVERGLGDVLLAWENEAYLSVNELGKDKFEIIYPSISILAEPPVAVVDKVADNKGTRDVAEAYLNYLYTEEAQKLVAENYYRPQLASVAEQFKDRFPQLDLLTIDGDFGGWKEAQSKHFADGGVFDQIYTPGS, encoded by the coding sequence ATGTCACATATGACAGCGAAATCCATGTTCTCATTCCGTTCATTTCTGGTCCTCGTCGTGTTCGCAATCGTCCTTTCAGGCTGCGGCAGCGCCAATAACAATGGCAAAGCAGACGCGGGCGAAGATGCAGGCAAAGCGAAGAACGAAGCATCCGGCAACGAAACCGGCGGCCATTCATCCGGGGAAGCAAAGAAACCGGCCGTAGAGCTGCTTAATGTCTCCTATGACCCGACCCGAGAGCTTTACGAAGCTTACAATAAGCTGTTCGCCGATTATTGGAAGAAGGAACAGAATCAAGACGTCACGATCAAGCAGTCTCACGGCGGGTCAGGCAAACAAAGCCGCGCCGTGATCGATGGGCTGAAGGCCGATGTGGTGACGCTGGCCCTTGGCTACGACATCGACGCCATAGCGGACCAAGGGATCACCAATCCCGACTGGCAGAAGAAATTCGAGAGCAACAGCTCGCCTTATACGTCAACGATCGTGCTCTTGGTACGCAAAGGAAATCCCAAAGGCATCAAAGATTGGAATGATCTGATTAAGGATGATGTGGAGGTTATCACACCGAATCCGAAGACGAGCGGCGGCGCCAGATGGAACTATTTGGCTGCCTGGGGTTATGCCCTCAAACAGAACGGCGGAGATGAAGACAAAGCGAAGGCTTTCGTAGCGGAGCTGTTCAAGCATGTGCCGGTTCTCGATTCCGGCGCGCGCGGATCGACGACGACGTTCGTCGAGCGCGGTCTGGGCGACGTTCTGCTGGCTTGGGAGAATGAAGCGTATCTGTCGGTCAATGAGCTGGGCAAGGATAAATTCGAAATCATCTATCCTTCGATAAGCATCTTGGCAGAGCCGCCTGTAGCCGTTGTCGACAAGGTGGCCGACAATAAGGGAACGCGCGATGTCGCGGAAGCGTATCTCAACTATTTATACACGGAAGAAGCACAGAAGCTGGTAGCGGAGAACTACTATCGTCCGCAGCTGGCATCCGTAGCGGAGCAATTCAAGGACCGGTTCCCGCAGCTTGACTTGCTGACCATCGATGGCGATTTCGGAGGCTGGAAAGAAGCGCAATCCAAACATTTTGCAGATGGCGGCGTATTTGATCAAATTTATACGCCAGGCTCATAA
- the cysT gene encoding sulfate ABC transporter permease subunit CysT, which yields MKGSKARSVLPGFGLSLGFTIFYLSLIVLIPLAGVFIKTTGLTWEQFWQTVTNARVLASYRVSLMTALAAALANLVFGLLVAWVLVRYRFPGKKLVDSLVDLPFALPTAVAGIALTAIYAPNGWIGSLLEPIGIKVAFTPIGITIALIFIGLPFVVRTVQPVLQELDNETEEAAVMLGAYRWVTFRKVILPQLLPSLLTGFALAFARGIGEYGSVVFISGNMPLKTEITPLLIMTKLEQFDYAGATAIALVMLTASFLMLFLINYFQWRSNRRTASE from the coding sequence ATGAAAGGTTCCAAAGCTCGCAGCGTCCTGCCCGGTTTCGGGTTGTCCCTCGGATTTACGATTTTTTACTTAAGTCTGATCGTGTTGATTCCGCTTGCCGGCGTGTTTATCAAAACAACCGGTCTTACGTGGGAGCAATTCTGGCAGACCGTAACGAATGCGCGCGTCCTCGCGTCCTACCGCGTCAGCTTGATGACGGCGCTTGCCGCAGCGCTGGCGAATCTTGTGTTCGGTCTGCTGGTTGCCTGGGTGCTGGTGAGGTACCGCTTCCCCGGCAAGAAGCTCGTCGACAGTCTTGTCGATCTGCCGTTTGCTTTGCCTACCGCCGTGGCGGGTATTGCTCTTACGGCGATCTATGCGCCGAACGGCTGGATCGGCTCCTTGCTTGAGCCGATCGGCATCAAGGTGGCATTCACGCCTATTGGCATTACGATTGCCTTGATCTTCATCGGGCTACCTTTCGTCGTTCGCACGGTGCAGCCCGTCCTTCAAGAGCTGGACAATGAGACGGAGGAAGCGGCGGTAATGCTCGGAGCCTACCGGTGGGTGACCTTCCGCAAGGTCATTCTGCCGCAGCTCCTTCCCTCCCTCTTGACCGGGTTTGCGCTCGCATTTGCCAGGGGGATCGGTGAATACGGGTCCGTTGTCTTTATCTCGGGCAATATGCCGCTCAAGACGGAGATTACGCCGCTGCTGATCATGACGAAGCTGGAACAGTTCGATTATGCGGGAGCGACGGCAATCGCGCTTGTTATGCTGACGGCATCGTTCCTGATGCTGTTCCTTATTAATTACTTCCAGTGGCGCAGCAACCGGCGCACAGCGTCGGAATAG
- the cysW gene encoding sulfate ABC transporter permease subunit CysW, translating into MAGAVTTHLSDKASIRPKHTTEAPIIRWVLIAAALLFLGLIVVLPLASVFVEAFKKGAGVYAASITDPDAVSALKLTLLAAAISVPLNTLFGIAAAWAISKFYFRGKNLLITLIDLPFAVSPVIAGLIFILLFGAQGWFGPWLDDHNIQIVFALPGIVLATTFVTFPFVARELLPLMQAQGIQEEEAAASLGAKGWQIFWRVTLPNIKWGLLYGIILCNARAMGEFGAVSVVSGHIRGETNTLPLHVEILYNEYQFSASFAVASLLVLLAVFTLVVKSFVEWKTAQREPDGERSGEHAH; encoded by the coding sequence ATGGCAGGAGCTGTAACAACTCATTTGTCCGATAAAGCATCGATCCGCCCGAAGCATACCACCGAAGCGCCGATTATCCGGTGGGTGCTGATTGCCGCTGCGCTATTGTTTCTTGGGCTGATCGTCGTCCTTCCGCTCGCATCCGTCTTTGTCGAGGCGTTCAAGAAGGGAGCCGGCGTATATGCGGCGTCGATTACGGATCCGGATGCGGTATCCGCGCTTAAGCTGACGCTGCTCGCCGCCGCGATTTCCGTCCCGCTGAATACGCTGTTCGGCATAGCGGCTGCCTGGGCGATAAGCAAATTTTATTTTCGCGGCAAGAATCTGCTTATTACGTTGATCGATCTGCCGTTTGCCGTATCGCCGGTTATCGCCGGTCTCATCTTCATCCTCTTGTTCGGCGCTCAAGGCTGGTTCGGCCCGTGGCTGGACGATCACAACATCCAGATCGTGTTCGCGCTGCCGGGTATCGTGCTTGCGACGACCTTCGTCACCTTCCCCTTCGTGGCCCGCGAGCTGCTTCCGTTGATGCAGGCGCAGGGCATTCAGGAAGAAGAGGCCGCCGCGAGCCTGGGCGCCAAGGGATGGCAGATCTTCTGGCGGGTGACGCTGCCGAATATCAAGTGGGGGCTGCTGTACGGCATTATTTTGTGCAACGCCAGAGCGATGGGGGAATTCGGCGCGGTATCCGTCGTTTCCGGTCATATCCGCGGGGAGACGAATACGCTGCCGCTCCATGTTGAAATATTGTATAACGAGTATCAGTTCTCCGCGTCGTTCGCGGTAGCGTCGCTGCTTGTACTGTTGGCGGTTTTCACACTCGTCGTCAAATCCTTCGTGGAATGGAAAACGGCTCAACGGGAGCCGGATGGGGAAAGGAGCGGTGAGCATGCACATTGA